The following are from one region of the Paracoccus sp. S3-43 genome:
- a CDS encoding FAD-dependent oxidoreductase: MKSHVKVLVVGGGAVGCGIALHLARAGWETLLVERDELTAGSTWHAAGLLPLFNMNFAATHIHDYSVKLYAELEARTGLNAGFTRCGNLRMAQTQERMDEYMLYSATAETVGIEHEFLTPRQIRDRWPLVRTEDLKGALFHPTDGYINPADVTQAMAKGARMAGATIERKIQVNGYKWTGSEWIVSCEKLVEKGGNLVGSGETVEIRAEHVVTATGNHAQRTARLLGIKIPAIPVEHQYIVTEPDPALVKWRAEGNPEHPVLRDADAKWYVREERGGWILGPYERNAPARFLFDVPDSFRADLFALDLERIEGEYMSFIHRIPTSETVGLKDDFNGPICYTPDGNPLVGPAPGLRNMWLAEGFSFGITAAGGVGHYLTQMMVDGEAEIDMASLDPRRYGGWMTTEYAARKNEEAYEHVFILHHPDEEREACRPLRTAPAYDRQKARGAQFGHVNGWERPNYYGPEGFDDHASRSFRRGGWWRYAKAEAEAIRNAAGLIDATAFAKHMVKGPGATAFLDWLTTNRLPKVGRINLTYALTDAGTTRTEYTIVRLAENDYYLVSAGAWAAYDGDHLVKSAEDFMAAGGEYVAIQDVTTQWGVFALAGPASRDILAGLIRDAQPDTALSNKRFPWLSAKQIELGMVPVNAIRVAYTGELGWELHHPIEMQNHLFDRLVEAGEPLGLKLVGSRAQNWLRQEKSYRAFGTELGRDATPLEAGLDRFVDLSKDFRGKAAMQDKGIRSLCVTLLIDGPQDADPWGREGMFLDGRTVGRLTSGGYSVAFGKQIGMGYVRPDLARPGTRLKVRMFRELWDAEVAEDSPYDPQNARIRMDGRNRARGARRSADQQAQRGFV; this comes from the coding sequence ATGAAGTCGCATGTGAAGGTTCTTGTCGTCGGGGGCGGCGCGGTCGGCTGCGGCATCGCCCTGCATCTGGCCCGCGCCGGATGGGAAACCCTGCTGGTCGAGCGGGACGAACTGACCGCCGGATCCACCTGGCACGCGGCGGGGCTGCTGCCGCTGTTCAACATGAACTTTGCCGCGACCCATATCCACGACTATTCGGTCAAGCTCTATGCCGAACTGGAAGCCCGGACCGGCCTGAACGCGGGCTTCACGCGCTGCGGCAACCTGCGGATGGCGCAGACGCAGGAGCGGATGGACGAATACATGCTGTATTCCGCCACCGCCGAGACGGTCGGGATCGAACACGAATTCCTGACGCCCCGGCAGATTAGGGACCGCTGGCCGCTGGTGCGGACCGAGGATCTGAAGGGCGCGCTGTTCCATCCGACCGACGGCTATATCAACCCCGCCGACGTGACCCAGGCCATGGCCAAGGGCGCGCGCATGGCCGGGGCCACCATCGAGCGCAAGATCCAGGTCAACGGTTATAAGTGGACCGGGTCCGAATGGATCGTTTCCTGCGAGAAGCTGGTCGAGAAGGGCGGCAACCTGGTCGGGTCGGGCGAGACCGTCGAGATCCGGGCCGAGCATGTCGTGACCGCCACCGGCAACCACGCGCAACGCACCGCGCGGCTGCTGGGCATCAAGATCCCCGCGATCCCGGTCGAGCATCAGTATATCGTCACCGAACCGGACCCGGCTTTGGTCAAATGGCGGGCCGAGGGCAACCCCGAGCATCCGGTCCTGCGCGATGCCGACGCCAAATGGTATGTCCGAGAGGAACGCGGCGGCTGGATCCTCGGGCCCTATGAACGGAATGCCCCGGCGCGGTTCCTCTTTGACGTGCCCGACAGCTTCCGCGCCGATCTGTTCGCGCTGGATCTGGAGCGGATCGAAGGGGAATACATGTCCTTCATCCACCGCATCCCCACCTCCGAAACCGTGGGCCTGAAGGACGATTTCAACGGCCCGATCTGCTATACGCCCGACGGCAACCCGCTGGTCGGCCCGGCGCCCGGCCTGCGCAATATGTGGCTGGCCGAGGGCTTTTCGTTCGGCATCACGGCGGCGGGCGGCGTCGGCCATTACCTGACGCAGATGATGGTGGACGGCGAGGCCGAGATCGACATGGCCTCGTTGGATCCGCGCCGCTACGGCGGCTGGATGACCACCGAATACGCCGCCCGCAAGAACGAAGAGGCGTATGAGCATGTCTTCATCCTGCACCACCCCGACGAGGAACGCGAAGCCTGCCGCCCGCTGCGCACCGCGCCCGCCTATGACCGGCAGAAGGCGCGCGGCGCGCAGTTCGGCCATGTGAACGGCTGGGAACGCCCGAACTATTACGGCCCCGAGGGCTTCGACGATCACGCCTCGCGCAGTTTCCGGCGCGGCGGCTGGTGGCGCTATGCCAAGGCCGAGGCCGAGGCGATCCGCAACGCGGCGGGGCTGATCGACGCGACGGCCTTCGCCAAGCACATGGTCAAGGGGCCGGGCGCGACGGCCTTCCTCGACTGGCTGACGACCAACAGGCTGCCCAAGGTCGGGCGCATCAACCTGACCTATGCGCTGACCGATGCGGGAACCACGCGGACCGAATACACCATCGTCCGGCTGGCCGAGAACGACTACTACCTGGTCTCTGCCGGGGCCTGGGCGGCCTATGACGGCGACCACCTGGTGAAATCGGCCGAGGATTTCATGGCGGCGGGCGGCGAATACGTCGCCATCCAGGATGTGACGACGCAATGGGGCGTCTTTGCCCTGGCGGGGCCCGCGTCCCGCGACATTCTGGCGGGTCTGATCCGCGATGCGCAGCCGGACACCGCGCTGTCGAATAAGCGCTTCCCCTGGCTGTCAGCGAAACAGATCGAGCTGGGCATGGTGCCGGTCAATGCCATCCGCGTGGCCTATACCGGCGAGCTTGGCTGGGAGCTGCACCACCCGATCGAGATGCAGAATCACCTCTTCGACAGGCTGGTCGAGGCGGGCGAGCCGCTGGGCCTGAAGCTGGTGGGCAGCCGGGCGCAGAACTGGCTGCGGCAGGAAAAATCCTATCGTGCCTTTGGGACCGAACTGGGCCGGGACGCCACGCCGCTTGAGGCCGGGCTGGATCGTTTCGTGGATCTGTCCAAGGATTTCCGGGGCAAGGCGGCGATGCAGGACAAGGGCATTCGGTCCCTCTGCGTCACGCTGCTGATCGACGGGCCGCAGGACGCCGATCCCTGGGGGCGCGAGGGGATGTTCCTGGACGGCCGGACTGTCGGTCGCCTGACCTCGGGCGGCTATTCGGTGGCCTTCGGCAAGCAGATCGGCATGGGCTATGTCCGCCCCGACCTCGCCCGGCCGGGCACCAGGCTGAAGGTCCGCATGTTCCGCGAGTTGTGGGACGCCGAAGTGGCCGAGGACAGTCCCTATGATCCGCAAAACGCCCGGATCCGCATGGACGGCCGAAATCGCGCGCGTGGCGCCCGCCGGTCAGCCGATCAGCAGGCGCAGCGCGGCTTCGTATGA
- a CDS encoding TetR/AcrR family transcriptional regulator — MAPRPDLPPLLIQVGLDILDEDGSEGLTLRRIAARAGVSHAAPAHHFGGLPGLKVAIATCGFRSFLDHLNAARDGMSDSDPFQRLLAVNLAYIQFASSRRGLFRLMFDQLPAQDPELSKIALGSYAVLKQLCAPFVEGRPAAALETAVWGLTHGYAALNLDQRRPPNSPLDISSYEAALRLLIG; from the coding sequence ATGGCCCCACGCCCTGACCTGCCCCCGCTGTTGATTCAGGTCGGTCTGGACATTCTGGACGAGGACGGGTCCGAGGGGCTGACCCTGCGGCGAATAGCCGCACGGGCGGGGGTGTCCCATGCCGCTCCGGCGCATCATTTCGGCGGGCTGCCGGGGCTGAAGGTTGCAATCGCGACCTGTGGATTCCGGTCCTTCCTGGACCACCTGAATGCCGCGCGCGACGGCATGTCCGACAGCGACCCGTTTCAGCGCCTGCTGGCGGTGAACCTGGCCTATATCCAGTTCGCGTCCTCGCGCAGGGGGCTGTTCCGGCTGATGTTCGACCAGTTGCCCGCCCAGGATCCCGAATTGAGCAAGATCGCGCTTGGCAGCTATGCCGTGCTGAAGCAGCTGTGCGCGCCCTTTGTGGAAGGGCGCCCCGCCGCGGCCCTGGAGACCGCCGTCTGGGGGCTGACCCATGGTTATGCGGCACTGAACCTGGATCAACGCCGCCCGCCGAATTCCCCTTTGGACATCTCGTCATACGAAGCCGCGCTGCGCCTGCTGATCGGCTGA
- a CDS encoding DUF5671 domain-containing protein, giving the protein MVDHLSDFVRDAMAAGHDAARIRAALGQAGWTGPEIDQALSAWDPGGDLPPVPRPRPYVSAREAMLYALLMIALVLVCYHVLGLGFQVIDRVFPDLVDRGLRDSGSMRFSIAALIAFLPLFVVLDARMARRDIGSDPRRRSQARRIFASITVLAAALVLLGDVVAAVHAFLSGDLTPRLAAKLALVALTGLLVAACYREDLDG; this is encoded by the coding sequence ATGGTCGATCATCTTTCGGATTTCGTGCGCGATGCGATGGCGGCCGGCCATGACGCGGCGCGAATCCGCGCGGCGCTTGGCCAGGCGGGCTGGACCGGGCCTGAGATCGACCAGGCCCTGTCCGCCTGGGATCCGGGCGGCGACCTGCCTCCGGTGCCGCGCCCGCGGCCATATGTCTCGGCGCGCGAGGCCATGCTTTACGCGCTGCTGATGATCGCCCTGGTGCTGGTCTGCTATCATGTCCTGGGGCTGGGGTTTCAGGTCATAGACCGAGTTTTTCCCGATCTGGTGGACAGGGGGCTGCGCGACAGCGGGTCGATGCGGTTTTCCATCGCCGCTCTCATCGCCTTTCTGCCGCTGTTCGTGGTGCTGGACGCGCGGATGGCGCGCCGCGACATCGGCTCTGATCCCCGGCGCCGGTCGCAGGCGCGCCGGATCTTCGCCTCGATCACGGTGCTGGCGGCTGCCCTGGTGTTGCTGGGGGACGTGGTGGCGGCCGTCCATGCGTTCCTGTCGGGCGATCTGACGCCGCGCCTTGCGGCCAAGCTGGCCTTGGTCGCGCTGACCGGGCTGCTGGTCGCCGCCTGTTACCGCGAGGATCTGGATGGCTAG
- the uvrA gene encoding excinuclease ABC subunit UvrA, with protein sequence MEQKFIEVRGAREHNLKGVDMDIPRDKLVVITGLSGSGKSSLAFDTIYAEGQRRYVESLSAYARQFLDMMGKPDVDHISGLSPAISIEQKTTSKNPRSTVGTVTEIYDYLRLLFARAGTPYSPATGLPIEAQQVQDMVDRIMEMPEGTRAYLLAPIIRDRKGEYKKEFLELRKQGFQRVKVNGQFHDLDEPPILDKKFRHDIDVVVDRIVVREGLETRLADSLRTALDLADGIAIVETAAAEGEGDPQRTTFSENFACPVSGFTIPDIEPRLFSFNAPLGACPVCDGLGAELFFDERLVVPDAALSVDKGAIAPWAKSKSAYLTQTINALARHYGFDKKTPWKDLPADVQRMFLHGSGAEEIAFRFDDAGRVYNVTRVFEGVIPNMERRLRESDSAWVREEFERYQNNRPCGACHGYRLKPEALAVKIAGNHIGEVVELSIREALAWIEAAPKHLSRQKNEIAVAIFKEIRERLGFLVNVGLDYLTLSRAAGTLSGGESQRIRLASQIGSGLTGVLYVLDEPSIGLHQRDNDRLLDTLKGLRDQGNSVIVVEHDEDAIRHADYVFDMGPGAGVHGGTVVSQGTPDQIAADPASLTGQYLSGARGIAVPNERRKGNGKTLTVVKATGNNLKEVTAEFPLGKFVCVTGVSGGGKSTLTIETLFKTASLRLNGARQTPAPCETIKGLEHLDKVIDIDQRPIGRTPRSNPATYTGAYTPIRDWYAGLPESKARGYKPGRFSFNVKGGRCEACQGDGVIKIEMHFLPDVYVTCETCKGKRYNRETLEVQFKGKSIADVLDMTIEEGQEFFKAVPAIRNKMDALMQVGLGYVKVGQQATTLSGGEAQRVKLAKELARQSTGKTLYILDEPTTGLHFEDVRKLLEVLHHLVDEGNTVVVIEHNLDVIKTADWIIDIGPEGGDGGGRIVATGTPEDVAKVAESHTGRYLAPMLAQARVRAAE encoded by the coding sequence ATGGAACAGAAGTTCATCGAAGTTCGCGGCGCGCGCGAGCATAACCTGAAGGGCGTGGACATGGACATCCCGCGCGACAAGCTGGTGGTGATCACCGGATTGTCGGGTTCGGGCAAGTCGTCCTTGGCCTTCGACACCATCTATGCCGAAGGGCAGCGCCGCTATGTCGAAAGCCTGTCGGCCTATGCGCGCCAGTTCCTGGACATGATGGGCAAGCCCGATGTGGACCATATCAGCGGATTGTCCCCCGCGATCAGCATCGAACAGAAGACCACCTCGAAGAACCCCCGGTCCACGGTGGGCACGGTCACGGAAATCTATGACTATCTGCGGCTGCTGTTCGCCCGCGCGGGCACGCCCTATTCCCCCGCAACCGGCCTGCCGATCGAGGCGCAGCAGGTGCAGGACATGGTCGACCGGATCATGGAGATGCCCGAGGGCACCCGCGCCTATCTGCTGGCCCCGATCATCCGCGACCGCAAGGGCGAATACAAGAAGGAATTCCTGGAGCTTCGCAAGCAGGGCTTCCAGCGCGTCAAGGTGAACGGCCAGTTCCATGATCTGGACGAGCCGCCCATCCTGGACAAGAAGTTCCGCCACGACATCGACGTGGTGGTGGACCGCATCGTCGTGCGCGAGGGGTTGGAGACGCGGCTGGCCGATTCGCTGCGCACCGCCCTGGATCTGGCGGACGGCATCGCCATCGTGGAAACCGCCGCCGCCGAGGGTGAGGGCGATCCCCAACGCACCACCTTCAGCGAGAATTTCGCCTGCCCGGTCAGCGGCTTCACCATCCCGGACATCGAGCCGCGCCTGTTCAGCTTCAACGCGCCCCTGGGCGCCTGCCCGGTCTGCGACGGGCTTGGGGCGGAACTGTTCTTCGACGAACGGCTGGTGGTGCCGGACGCCGCCCTGTCCGTGGACAAGGGCGCCATCGCCCCCTGGGCCAAGTCGAAATCGGCCTATCTGACCCAGACGATCAACGCGCTGGCCAGGCATTACGGCTTTGACAAGAAGACCCCCTGGAAGGATCTGCCCGCCGACGTGCAGCGCATGTTCCTGCACGGATCGGGGGCCGAGGAGATCGCCTTCCGCTTCGACGATGCCGGACGCGTCTATAACGTCACCCGCGTGTTCGAGGGCGTGATTCCCAACATGGAACGCCGCCTGCGCGAATCCGACAGCGCCTGGGTGCGCGAGGAGTTCGAGCGGTATCAGAACAACCGTCCCTGCGGCGCCTGCCACGGCTATCGCCTGAAGCCAGAGGCCCTGGCGGTGAAGATCGCCGGAAACCATATCGGCGAGGTGGTGGAACTGTCGATCCGCGAGGCCCTGGCCTGGATCGAGGCCGCGCCCAAGCACCTGTCCAGGCAGAAGAACGAAATCGCCGTGGCGATCTTCAAGGAAATCCGCGAACGGTTGGGTTTCCTGGTGAATGTGGGCCTGGACTATCTGACGCTGAGCCGGGCGGCGGGCACGCTGTCGGGCGGCGAAAGCCAGCGGATCCGCCTGGCCTCGCAGATCGGGTCCGGGCTGACGGGTGTTCTGTATGTGCTGGACGAACCCAGCATCGGCCTGCATCAGCGCGACAACGATCGGCTGCTGGACACGCTGAAGGGACTGCGCGACCAGGGCAATTCGGTGATCGTGGTCGAACATGACGAGGATGCGATCCGCCATGCGGACTATGTCTTCGACATGGGACCGGGCGCGGGCGTTCATGGCGGCACCGTGGTCAGCCAGGGCACGCCTGACCAGATCGCCGCCGATCCTGCCAGCCTGACCGGGCAATACCTGTCGGGCGCGCGCGGCATCGCGGTGCCGAACGAACGCCGCAAGGGCAACGGCAAGACGCTGACCGTGGTCAAGGCTACCGGCAACAACCTCAAGGAGGTGACGGCGGAATTCCCGCTGGGCAAGTTCGTCTGCGTGACCGGCGTGTCGGGCGGCGGCAAGTCCACGCTGACCATCGAGACGCTGTTCAAGACCGCAAGCCTGCGCCTGAACGGCGCCCGCCAGACCCCCGCCCCCTGCGAGACGATCAAGGGGCTGGAGCATCTGGACAAGGTGATCGACATCGACCAGCGGCCCATCGGCCGCACGCCGCGGTCGAACCCGGCCACCTATACCGGCGCCTATACCCCAATCCGCGACTGGTATGCGGGCCTGCCGGAATCCAAGGCGCGCGGATATAAGCCCGGCCGGTTCAGCTTCAACGTCAAGGGCGGCCGCTGCGAGGCCTGCCAGGGCGACGGCGTCATCAAGATCGAGATGCATTTCCTGCCCGATGTCTATGTCACCTGCGAGACCTGCAAGGGCAAGCGCTACAACCGCGAGACGCTGGAGGTCCAGTTCAAGGGCAAGTCCATCGCCGACGTGCTGGACATGACCATCGAGGAGGGGCAGGAGTTCTTCAAGGCCGTGCCCGCGATCCGCAACAAGATGGACGCGCTGATGCAGGTGGGCCTTGGTTACGTGAAGGTCGGCCAGCAGGCCACCACCCTGTCGGGCGGCGAGGCGCAGCGAGTCAAGCTGGCCAAGGAACTGGCCCGCCAGTCCACCGGAAAGACCCTGTATATCCTGGACGAACCCACCACCGGCCTGCATTTCGAGGATGTGCGCAAGCTGCTGGAGGTGCTGCACCATCTGGTCGATGAGGGCAACACGGTCGTGGTGATCGAACACAATCTGGATGTCATCAAGACCGCCGACTGGATCATCGACATCGGTCCCGAAGGCGGCGACGGCGGCGGGCGCATCGTCGCCACCGGCACGCCCGAGGACGTGGCCAAGGTCGCCGAAAGCCATACCGGCCGCTATCTGGCGCCGATGCTGGCGCAGGCGCGGGTGCGGGCCGCGGAATGA
- the pyc gene encoding pyruvate carboxylase, with translation MFQKILVANRGEIAIRVLRAANELGKRTVAVYAEEDKLGLHRFKADEAYRIGAGLGPVAAYLSIPEIIRVARESGADAIHPGYGLLSENPDFVDACVAAGIAFIGPRAETMRALGDKASARRVAIAAGVPVIPATEVLGEDFEAIKADAEAVGYPLMLKASWGGGGRGMRPINGPEELVEKVREGRREAEAAFGNGEGYLEKMILRARHVEVQLLGDTHGGLYHLYERDCTVQRRNQKVVERAPAPYLTEEQRAEVCELALRIGRAVGYQNAGTVEFLMDMDSEAFYFIEVNPRVQVEHTVTEEVTGIDIVQSQIRIAEGATLAEATGVPSQDKITLSGHALQCRVTTEDPLNNFIPDYGRITAYRSATGNGIRLDGGTAYSGGVITRYYDSLLVKVTAWAQTPEGAIRRMDRALREFRVRGVSTNIDFVINLLKHPTFLDDTYTTKFIDTTPELFQFDRRQDRATKILTYLADISVNGHPETAGRATPPAQGRPPVPPAPAKDRGADPAPGTRQLLEEKGAQAVADWMAAQTRLLVTDTTMRDGHQSLLATRMRSIDMIRVAPSYAANLPQLFSVECWGGATFDVAYRFLQECPWQRLRDIRAHMPNLMTQMLLRASNGVGYTNYPDNVVQSFVRQAAGTGVDVFRVFDSLNWVENMRVAMDAVIETGKICEGTVCYTGDMLDPDRSKYDLAYYVRTAQELKAAGAHVLGLKDMAGLLKPAAARVLIRALKDEVGLPVHFHTHDTSGLAGATILAAAEAGVDAVDAAMDAFSGGTSQPCLGSIVAALKGTDRDTGLDIGAIRQISNYWERVREQYAAFESGLQAPASEVYLHEMPGGQFTNLKAQARSMGLEDRWHEVAQAYADVNRMFGDIVKVTPSSKVVGDMALMMVAQHLTPAQVLDPGVEVSFPDSVVDMMKGNLGQPPGGWPEALQRKVLKGEAPITDRPGAHLPPVDLEAARATLSEDLGVEIDGEDLNGWLMYPKVFSDYMARHQIYGPVRTLPTRNFFYGMELGDEISVEIDPGKTLEVRFLTIGETDEKGEVKVFFELNGQPRQVRVPNRKAAATAAARPKADPANAGHIGAPMPGVVASVAATVGAKVHQGDLLLTIEAMKMETGLHADRDGTVKAIHVRPGEQIDAKDLLVEVE, from the coding sequence ATGTTTCAGAAGATCCTTGTTGCGAACCGTGGCGAGATTGCGATCCGCGTCCTGCGGGCGGCGAATGAGCTGGGCAAGCGGACGGTCGCGGTCTATGCCGAGGAGGACAAGCTGGGGCTGCACCGCTTCAAGGCGGACGAGGCGTATCGGATCGGTGCGGGGCTGGGGCCGGTGGCGGCCTATCTGTCGATCCCCGAGATCATCCGGGTGGCCAGGGAAAGCGGCGCGGATGCGATCCATCCGGGCTATGGGCTGCTGTCCGAGAATCCCGATTTCGTGGATGCCTGCGTCGCCGCCGGGATCGCCTTCATCGGCCCGCGCGCCGAGACGATGCGGGCGCTTGGCGACAAGGCCTCGGCCCGGCGGGTGGCGATTGCGGCAGGCGTGCCGGTGATCCCCGCGACCGAGGTGCTGGGCGAGGATTTCGAGGCGATCAAGGCCGATGCCGAGGCGGTCGGCTATCCCTTGATGCTGAAGGCGTCCTGGGGCGGCGGCGGGCGCGGGATGCGGCCGATCAACGGCCCCGAGGAACTGGTCGAGAAGGTCCGCGAGGGCCGCCGCGAGGCCGAGGCCGCCTTCGGCAATGGCGAGGGCTATCTGGAAAAGATGATCCTGCGCGCCCGCCATGTCGAGGTGCAGCTTCTGGGCGACACGCATGGCGGGCTCTATCACCTCTATGAACGCGACTGCACCGTGCAGCGCCGCAACCAGAAGGTCGTGGAACGCGCCCCCGCGCCCTATCTGACCGAGGAACAGCGGGCCGAGGTCTGCGAGCTGGCGCTGAGGATCGGCCGGGCGGTCGGCTATCAGAACGCGGGGACCGTCGAGTTCCTGATGGATATGGACAGCGAAGCGTTCTACTTCATCGAGGTGAACCCGCGCGTCCAGGTGGAACATACCGTGACCGAGGAGGTCACCGGCATCGACATCGTGCAAAGCCAGATCAGGATCGCCGAGGGCGCGACGCTGGCCGAGGCGACCGGCGTGCCCAGCCAGGACAAGATCACCCTGTCGGGCCACGCGCTGCAATGCCGGGTGACGACCGAGGATCCGCTGAACAACTTCATCCCCGATTACGGCCGGATCACCGCCTATCGCAGCGCCACCGGCAACGGCATCCGGCTGGACGGCGGCACCGCCTATTCGGGCGGCGTGATCACGCGCTATTACGATTCGCTGCTGGTCAAGGTCACGGCCTGGGCGCAGACCCCCGAAGGGGCGATCCGGCGCATGGACCGCGCCTTGCGCGAGTTCCGGGTGCGGGGGGTCAGCACGAATATCGACTTCGTGATCAACCTGCTGAAGCACCCGACCTTCCTGGATGACACCTATACGACCAAGTTCATCGACACCACGCCCGAGCTGTTCCAGTTCGACAGGCGCCAGGACCGGGCCACCAAGATCCTGACCTATCTGGCCGATATCAGCGTGAACGGCCATCCCGAGACGGCGGGCCGCGCCACGCCGCCCGCGCAAGGACGCCCGCCGGTGCCGCCCGCGCCCGCAAAGGATAGGGGGGCCGATCCCGCCCCCGGCACAAGGCAATTGCTGGAGGAGAAGGGCGCGCAGGCCGTGGCCGACTGGATGGCCGCCCAGACGCGGCTGCTGGTCACCGACACCACCATGCGCGACGGGCATCAGTCGCTGCTGGCGACCCGGATGCGGTCGATCGACATGATCCGCGTGGCGCCCAGCTATGCCGCCAACCTGCCGCAACTGTTCAGCGTCGAATGCTGGGGGGGCGCGACCTTCGACGTGGCCTATCGCTTCCTGCAGGAATGCCCCTGGCAGCGGCTGCGCGACATCCGCGCGCATATGCCGAACCTGATGACGCAGATGCTGCTGCGGGCCTCGAACGGCGTCGGCTATACCAACTATCCCGACAACGTGGTCCAATCCTTCGTGCGCCAGGCGGCCGGGACCGGCGTCGACGTGTTCCGGGTCTTCGACAGCCTCAACTGGGTTGAAAACATGCGCGTCGCCATGGATGCGGTGATCGAGACCGGCAAGATCTGCGAGGGCACGGTCTGCTATACCGGCGACATGCTGGACCCGGACCGGTCCAAATACGACCTGGCCTATTACGTCAGGACCGCGCAGGAGTTGAAGGCCGCGGGCGCGCATGTGCTGGGGCTGAAGGACATGGCGGGCCTGCTGAAGCCCGCCGCCGCGCGCGTGCTGATCCGCGCGCTCAAGGACGAGGTCGGGCTGCCGGTGCATTTCCACACCCACGACACCTCGGGCCTGGCCGGGGCGACGATCCTGGCCGCCGCCGAGGCGGGCGTCGATGCGGTCGATGCGGCGATGGACGCGTTCAGTGGTGGCACCTCTCAGCCCTGCCTTGGGTCGATCGTGGCGGCGCTGAAAGGCACCGACCGCGACACCGGCCTGGATATCGGCGCGATCCGCCAGATCAGCAACTACTGGGAACGGGTGCGCGAGCAATACGCGGCCTTCGAGAGCGGCCTGCAAGCGCCCGCCTCGGAAGTCTATCTGCACGAGATGCCGGGCGGCCAGTTCACCAATCTCAAGGCCCAGGCGCGCAGCATGGGGCTGGAGGATCGCTGGCACGAGGTGGCCCAGGCCTATGCCGACGTGAACCGGATGTTCGGCGACATCGTCAAGGTCACGCCGTCCTCGAAGGTGGTGGGCGACATGGCGCTGATGATGGTCGCCCAGCATCTGACGCCCGCGCAGGTGCTGGACCCGGGCGTCGAGGTCAGCTTCCCCGATTCGGTCGTCGACATGATGAAGGGCAATCTGGGCCAGCCCCCCGGCGGCTGGCCCGAGGCGCTGCAACGCAAGGTGCTGAAGGGCGAGGCCCCCATCACCGACCGCCCCGGCGCGCATCTGCCCCCCGTCGATCTGGAGGCCGCCCGCGCGACGCTCTCCGAGGATCTGGGCGTCGAGATTGACGGCGAGGATCTGAACGGCTGGCTGATGTATCCCAAGGTCTTTTCCGACTACATGGCGCGGCATCAGATCTATGGCCCGGTGCGCACCCTGCCGACGCGGAACTTCTTCTACGGCATGGAGCTGGGCGACGAGATCAGCGTCGAGATCGACCCCGGCAAGACGCTGGAGGTGCGCTTCCTGACCATCGGCGAGACCGACGAGAAGGGCGAGGTGAAGGTCTTCTTCGAGCTGAACGGCCAGCCCCGCCAGGTTCGCGTCCCGAACCGCAAGGCCGCGGCGACCGCCGCCGCGCGCCCCAAGGCCGATCCGGCGAATGCGGGTCATATCGGCGCTCCGATGCCGGGCGTGGTGGCCTCGGTCGCGGCGACAGTGGGGGCCAAGGTCCACCAGGGCGACCTGCTTCTGACCATCGAGGCGATGAAGATGGAAACCGGCCTCCACGCCGACCGCGACGGAACCGTGAAAGCCATCCACGTCAGACCCGGCGAACAGATCGACGCAAAGGATCTGCTGGTCGAGGTGGAATGA